The Larus michahellis chromosome 18, bLarMic1.1, whole genome shotgun sequence genome contains the following window.
GCTTCTGAGTCACACAGGGAAGGATCAGCCCTGCTCTCTGTCCCAACTGGACTTGATAACTGTGTTCCCAGGGATCTCCTGGCAGGTGACAAACAAGGCAGAGCAACAGGCATGGCCAGGCCAGCACATGCATCTGATACATGGTCACATGGGATTGGCCCCTCTTATTGCTGTCTCTGTCTTCCCGTGCTTGCTCCTGGCCAAATTGCCTtgatccttccctttccctgtctctgctgcttctccgaAACATCCCATGTCTTccacaaactagaaaaaaacttttccacttcacagaatcatagaatgtgttgggttggaagggatctttgaaggtcatctagtccaacccccctgcagtgagcagggacatcttcaactagatcaggttgctcagagcctcatcaagcctggccttgaatgtctccagggatggggcctccaccactgctctgggcaaccagttccagtgtctcaccaccctcattgtaaagaacttcttcctcatgtcaaatctaaacctaccctgctctagcttaaaaccattgccctttgtcctattgctacatgcccttgcaaagagtctctccccagctttcttgtaggcccccttcaggtactggaaggccgctataaggtctccccggagccttctcttctccaggctgaaaaaccccaaatctctcagcctgtcttcataggagacgtgctccagccatcggatcatctttgtgtccctcctctggatctgctcccacaggtccgtgtccttcttgtgctgagggttccagagctggaagTGGAATCCCATAAGGTGTTTGATCCCCCTGAAGGTGGAAACATCCCTGAGTTTATAAGATGATCCTCTCTTCTCACCCTTCTGGAGGGTGTCGTCTTCAGGCAAAGGGGCAGACCGTTATACCTGAAGGGATGGGCAGTAGATGTCTGTgaagcagagggctgtgctggatGTCCTCCAGCCAGAGAGAGGTGTTTTGTCTGACTCTGGGTGGGATGGTTACAGCAGGTGCTGTTCCCAGAGACATTTCCCTTGAAGGGCTTCATCCATGGcctagggagaagggagagaatacTCCTGTGTCAAAAGAGACACAGATACTGTTCCTGGGTGTGTCTTGTCTGTTCCTGGTTCTACCTCTTTTCAGACACTACGGAGGAACAGAGACCACATGAGTGGCTACAAATGGGTCTTTCTTCAGGTGGTTGCAGGCCCCTGTCTCCGGCTGGGCACTGCATGGCAGGAGCAGGTCACCATGGACCCTGCTCCCATGCTGGGGCTGGTTGGGCTGGTTGTGACCTCCAGGaggagcaaaaagcaggaaaacagcctgcaGCCTCCTAGACTAGAACTGGCCTTCTTCAGCGTTCAAAAGAGAAGCTTAAGAGAGACCTGTTCCTAAGACGTGACTGGAGCATGAAAAGCCAGATGGAGCCAGACACTTCTTGAGCACAGTGACAGAGCGAAAGGCAATGGACATGATCTGGAACAGGGGAAATTCCTACTGAAAATTTGGAATTGTGGAGTTTTTTGATGATGAAGGCGCAGCATGGCTGTAGATAGATCCCACTAGGAATGGGTGTCTGCCTCCAGAGTCTTGACTAAAATACCATGAGCTGGAGATAGTACCAGAAGGTAAAAGGGGATAGAATGTGTGATGTTATGCCCCTTCAAATGCTGGGAACCCTGAGTTATGGAGCCTGAGGTGGAGATCGAGTTGGGACTTAGCGCATAGTGCAAATCCTGCCCATGCTGAGATTCATCTTAGGCATTGTCATCTCTGGAGTTTTCATGGCATTTCCTTAGAAATAAACCGCTCCCAATTTCTACTGTTCAGCAAAAGGGCATTTATATGAAAGCACAGTGCTTCACTCCTAGATCAAGACAAGGACGTGTTTGTGGCAGCGTTGCCAAGTTTGCCAAGTGATATatacagctcagcacagcacaggtCTGGGCCTACTCAGGTCAGGTTAACTTAACGACAATGAGCGGTTGGTTCTCTCTGCCATGAGTGGTGCATGGGATCACTCTGGAGTTCCTGTGGCAAGGGGGTGGGAGTAGGggtccccacctgcagtaccCCCACCCCTTCACATGCCCTTTCAGCTGTGGGTGCGGGGCTGCCCTATCCCCATCCCTCACAGTGCAGCACTCCAATGGGTGTCCCATGTGCTCCCTGGGAGCGGAGGTGACCCACTCATGCCTAGTTCTGTTCCCTCCTGGTCCCTTACACTTTACCCTAGTGTAGGAGTCTGTTGTCCTTGATATCTCTGGGTTTGTTGCATCTACACAGCAGTTCTGGAGCCAGGTTCCTTGCTCATACTGTGGGTTGTCctaccagaactggacacagccagaagccctgggctgctggatagaatcatagaatcatagaatcatagaatcatagggttggaagggacctctggagatcatctagtccaacccccctgccagagcagggtcacctagagcaggttacacaggaacatgtccaggcgggttttgaatgtctccagagttggagactccaccacctctctgggcagcctgttccagtgctctgtcaccctcagggtaaagaagttcctcctcatgtttaggtggaacttcctatgttcaagtttgtgcccattgcctcttgtcctgtccccgggcaccactgaaaagagcctgtccccatcctcctgacacccaccctttaagtatttataagcgttgataaggtcacccctcagccgtcttttttccagactgaagagacccaaatccctcagcctttcctcataagagaggtgttccagtcccccaatcatctttgtagccctctgctgcaccctttccagcagttccctgtccctcttgaaccggggagcccagaactggacacagtactccaggtgcggcctcaccaaggcagagtagagggggaggatgacctccctcgacctgctggccacactcttcttgatgcaccccaggatgccattggccttcttggccacaagggcacattgctgactcatggtcatcctgttgtccaccaggactcccaggtctctttcagctgagctgctctccagcaggtcagcccccaacctgtactggtgcatggggttgttccttcccaggtgcagcaccctacacttgcccttgttgaacttcataaggttcctctctgcccaactctccaacctgtccaggtctctctgtatggcggcacagccttccggtgtgtcagccaccccacccagcttggtgtcatcagcaaacttgctgagggcgcactctatcccctcatccaggtcattgatgaatatgttgaagaggactggacccagtactgacccctggggaacaccactcgtcactggtctccaactagactctgtgcccctaatcacaaccctctgagctctatctttcaaccagttttctatccaccccactgtccattcatctaacccacacttcctaagcttccctatgaggatgctgtgggagaccgtgtcaaacgccttgcttaagtcaaggtaggccacatctactgccctcccctcatctatccatccagtcacgccatcatagaaggctatcagattagtcagacatgatttccccttggtgaatccatgctgagtacttctgatagctttcctttcctccacgtgccttgagatgacacccagaacgagctgttccatcatctttccagggatggaggtgaggctgaccggcctgtagttccccggctcctccttcttgcctttcttgaagactggagtgacattggctttcctccagtccccaggcacctcgcctgttctccaggacttttcaaagatgatggagagcggcccagcaatgacttctgccagctccgcAGAAGGATGGTTCCTGTCCTAACTGGGGAGGACTCCACTGTGAGCTCGCTGGAACAGAGCGAGTCCCTTTCcaccactgggacccccagatTCCCCAGGAACTCTTCATGGGGAAATGCTGAGAATGCCACTGGCTGAGGGAGCCACAGGTGTTGCtgttggaggagggagaaacccagaagcagcatTTGAAGCACAGGACGTACAGATCACTGCTCTTCCCCGCTTCTTCCTTTGCTCCCCCAACAGCGttgtttccagcagctctgttatctcggggctgggagggggttttctgactctctctcactccacaaACAGGTGGGTTGGTCTCAACATGCAAGTCAGATCTCTCATCCTCATGGCCTTCCTGGGGCAACTGCTGGGTAAGTCCTGGCTTTCTATAAATGCATCCTTCTTCTCCCAAGGCTTGCCAGGTTGATCAGGATCATGCAGAGAACTACTCCTTAACTAGAGGAAAATGCTGGGAAATATTGACTCACATTTTTGGATTTCAACCTGTTCTCTCAAGATCCTCTTTCTTTtggatatgaaaagaaagaagagagataccTGCTTTTCTCTCACCTTCATGCCTTTCTCTCTGACTTTCGCTCCTGATCTGCGTGCTGTCACCACAGGAGATCTCAGCTCTCATTTTTGCATGAGAGCACTCTCACATTTTCCCTTTCCAATGCAAATTGGCAGAACTTGTCAACACTGCCTGGAGGACATTTATGCTCTCATCCCACTGGCATTACCAGGGCGTCCCATTATGCCTCCTGGCTGGCACATGCCTGACATGCCTTCCAGTTTTCTCCTGTCTGTTTACACAGCCAGGGATCTCTCTTTCTACCATTCATCTCAGCATTGCCGCTCATCAGGGAGCTAGGAACTCTTGGAGATGACAGGCATAGTGAAACAGGATGAACCTTTTTGCCATAGCTCCATAGATGCCTCAACATGCTGGAGTTGTGCTGGTCCCAGCACACAAAGGTTAGGCTGTTCCCTGGTTCTCTGGGCActaggagcagggaggaggaacaggacttgggaggaggagcagggacactGCACAGCTCTTCTCAAGCTCCACACTGGGCTCAGAGCTCCGAGCTGCTGCCCAAAACTCCTCTCCACCTGGATGTCCCCAGAACTCAGGATTTTCCTACAGGACAAGGGAGAGGCAGCCTTCTCTGCCTGGGTCTTGCTTCCACTCCTGGTTTGTTTCCCAGAGCCCTTCCCTGCTGAGCTGCTGACCTTCGCTTTCTTCCAGGCACCATGGGCCAGGtcactgtcacccagcaagaagcacaagtcacagtgaagcagggagacaACTTTCAAATAACATGAACCTACCAGACTTCCAGCTATTACGGCTTGGTCTggtaccagcagaggaaaggccaagGTCCCCAGCTGGTCTGTTATCAGGCAACTGCTGGCCGCAAGCCCAGTGGCCGTCTCACCACCGTGCTGAACACCATGGAGAaatacagcctcctgcagctggaggaagtcgGGCTCTTTGACAGTGCCTTGTACCTCTGTGCAGTGCGTGACACGCTGGTGCAgggagcttccttggctgtggaagagcccaggggatggaggagatgtgtctgtgcaaggctgaggatgagggaaggggctgtcaggTGTGCCCTTGCAGCGCTGCTTCCCCTGTACACGCAGGGGAAGTGCCCTCGGAGGTCCGTTCCACACATCAATTTATGCAACCATGGCCTTAAATATTCCCATACCACACTACATGAAGGCACAGTCTTCTTATTGCCAATGCTTTGGAAGTTCTGCTGTCTGATTAAACAGCACACACTTGAACCATTGCATTTATATATTAGCCATTTGTTTATCTTCACCGCTATTAATAACCGCAGGCACATCCATCCTCCACGACACCCACTGGGTTTGTCTTGTCTCAAGATGGAGACACCTTAAAGCTGGTTCCATTGTGGTATTTCCCTCTTGAACATTGGCCATGGCGGTTGATGTAAAGAGATGctgtgccttttcttctcctaGGCAGATCCCAGCATGGGGCATCCATGGGTCTTCATTCCCCTGTTCTCGCTGGGGGCGTTAAACATTCTAGTGGGAGCTGCTCAGTTCCTCCTGCTCATCTGCTGTGATGAACTGGCACTTTTGGTAGCAAGTGTCCTGGATCTGCTCAGTCACAAATGAGTGCCTGAGCACTGCTCTCTTCCCCCAgagggattttctttcccttttgtccctGTGCATAGAGGTGGCTCCTCAAGGGAAACATCTCCATGAACAGTAGCTGCTGCAGAAGCTCCCCACACAGGGACAGGCATTGTCCCTCACTCTGCTGGGTTGAGGGGGACActcagcacagccctctgctttACAGACAGTCCCTCTCCAAGCTTCACATAGTCACACGTGTGACCTCTAAATGCCTTTGCTAGCCAGGGTCCTGTCCCCTGGGCAAGCACATGGTCTACCCTAGTACAACAGCACAGTCCAGGGAAAGGCTGCATTGCTGTTGACAACAGGAACATTGGGTGCCCCTGACGTGTAACTGTCATCATACCcttgggagctgctggctccagTCCCCGAGAGGGAGATGCCAGGCTACAGTGACTTGGGCCCACAGCAGGAGCCTTTAAGGTTTTACATTTCAGGTGCAATTGGGTAGGCTAGAGTGAGAAAGCAAGAGCAGGAAATAGGAATGAAGATGACCCCAGTCCGGGTCAGGCAGTGCGCACACCATGGGTTCAGGTGCTCATGGATGACTTTCACCACCTCATtgtctgctgcaggaggaaaatggCTGGGCACAAGCAAACCAGGACATGTGTGGGCTGTATGGAAGACACATTTTTGATGCAGGCAATCCATGAACACATTAGGACAGAGGCTCTCTGTGATCTGCTACTCACAAATGAGGAAGAACTGTTGGATGATGGAAAGTTCAAGATCAGCCTTGCCTGCAGTGACCAGGAGACTGTGGAATTTAAGCTCCTCAGAGAACTGACCAAGACAAACAGGACAACTACTGCAATGGACTTCAGAAGAGCGCATCTTGTAGTGGTAAGGAACCGACCGGCTTGGCACAATGCCCTGGGAAACTTCCCCAAGGCAGGGAGGTCCCAGAGGAGCTGGCTAACCTTCAAGGAGAGCCTCCTCAGAGCACAAGGATGGTCCTCtgcaaaatggatttaaaagcaCAGCTGGAGTGGAAAATTGCAAGAGATGTGAAGGGAATCAAGAAAGGTATTTCTGGGCCTATTGGCAGCAACAGGATGGCTAAGTAGATTTGGGCTCATTACTTGGTAAGGAAGTGGATCTGGAGACAAATGACATGTACTCGATGtctctttctcctcagcttttACTGGTATGGCTTCTTCTCAGGGCTACCATATCCCTCACCCTCCCCACAGACTCTATGGGAATGAAGCAGCACCCACAGTAGAAGAATAAGGAATTAAGGAGCTCGTACTACCATTTGGACATACACAAGTTCATGGGATCACTTGGGATGCATccaagggcattcaaggagctgACTGGACAGTATCTACCCAGTCCCTGGAAGGAAGATGGAGACAATATTCTCAGGAACCTTCTCTAAATGCATGAAAGGCAAGAAGGGGATTGGGAGCAGCTGACATGGTTTTACTGAGGACAAATgatgcctcaccaacctcattgcTTTCCATGAGGAGTTGACAGGCACTGTGGGAACAGGAGGGGCACTGCCTGGGGTGTGCCGTGACTTTAGCAAGACCTTTGACATAGCCTCATGGGTGCACACACATGCGCACCCATAGGCAGACGAAGCTATGCACACTCACAGGCATGGACACGCACAAATATGTGTGCCGTTGGGGAATTTTTATTGTACCATTTGAGGCAAGTTAAACACTTGCCTATgcttagagttaaaaaaaaaaaaaaaaaaaaaacgaaaaaaaacccccaacaaacgaCCACCAAATGATCAATCTATTGGCCAGAGTCCTATCACCATAAGCAGTTCTACAAGGAATCTGCAAAGATGAGTCAGAAGCCAATTCCTTATATACACTGGCAGAAGCACAGGTGCCAACTGTCATAAGTGATCTCCCTAAGGGTGCCGtgggggtgtgggaccagtcCCAGCTCTGTAAAGGGAATGGTGCCTCAGTGATCAGTATTCACAGGGCAGCAGAGTGTGGCACACCTGGGACAAGCCAGactccccacaggctgcaaacACTGAGGCTGGAACACCTGAAATTATAATAactgatcccagtaagaaaggcactctgcctcttcaaagcattccttaaaaatgtcatttgttagTGCCAGgactagaaagaaagagatgataATATAGGTAACCTTACATCCCTCGAGACGCTGGGAACACTGAGCAGATCCCATTCACAGAAGCGTTGCTCCATTTTGGTCCGTTGAGTTTTAGagcattttcttcaaaggaaacagtTCCATTCATCATTTCAACTGTCAAACGCCACAACTCTGCCAGTTGTTTATTGCATGTGAAAAACTACgagcagctttcccatccttGTTTCTTAGGGTGGAAACCAAGGGGTTGAGCAGGGGAGTAAGAATGATGCAAagaagagccactgctctgcctagCGACCCTTTGGAGGGGGCTCCCATGTACGTGGAGACACACGTGCCATAGAAACTGGCcacagcagtgaaatgggaagcacGGGTTGAGGCAGCtcagtgcctgccttctgcacagcagagccacaggATGATTCTTGCTCTGCACCTGTAGAGAAGTGAGGATGAAGTGGAAGCAGCAGAGGGTCACCTCACCAATACTGAATGTGATGACATCCTTGTTGGCAGAAGTGCCAGCACAAGCCATGTCCAGGAGGAGGGGTGGCAGATGACTGAACTGGTGCATGTGCCTGGGTGCACAGTAAACCAAGTGGGACGTGATCTTCTCATTCCCCTGCATGCTCTTTATGAGAGCAATTTGATCTCCCTCAGAAATACACCGTTTCACTGTCCTCATTTCTGTGCTGACTGCCCACAGTTCCCACAGGTTTAGCTCCAGTTTCCAGCCTCAATTCATTCAGCAGAATGAGTGACTTTTCCCTGCTGATGCCTCCAGGCCATGGCCCGAGATTTGGTGATGGAGGAAAGAGGTCACCCCAAAGCCTGTTCCCTGCATTACCACTCCTGCTATTCTGCGGAGCCAATCATCTTCTGGAACTCCACACCCACTACCCAaccaccccagcacagctccgGCCATAGCAAGAGGAACACCCTTCCTCAAAAGCTCATAGGGCTGCTGCCCCCTCAGGGCCTCCTGCCTTTCTGGGCGTCcatgagcagaggcagagagggcAACGCCTGATGCTCattggcagcagagcagcccgggatgccttcctcagctccaagggatggTTCCCAAAAGAGAAGCCCCTGCAAGCCATACCAACCTCCCACTCCTCTGAGAATGGAGACGGGTCTCCTTGTGCTCTCAAtcccttccatcccttctcctttggaagCCAGGCAGTGTCCCTAGAGGGAAGGACCACGTGGACGCCAGGCTTGAATGCAACAGAACTTTAATGATtcaaaagagggaaacaaagtcaTTCCACATGGAGGCCACCAATGCGTGGGGCCCCAAGGGCAGCTGTGAGTCTGCTGTCCTTGGCTATGGAGAAGTTCCCACATCATGTCTGTCATCCTGGCCCACAGAAGGAGATGAGACAGACAGTCCCTACCAGGCTGGCATTAGGGGGACAAGGGGatccaaagcaaacaaggaaaagggagagaaaggcaaaGCCATTCCGCTGTGTTGAAAACAACACTCAAAAGATCAATCCGCTGCCCAGCACCGTGTTCTGAGTTCCTCAGGGAGCCTCTTCTTGGGGCTTTCCTATAATCTTTATCAGAGGAGGGACCTTCTTCCATAGTAGCGGCTGgtaatgccagagaggtcacagcacccagaggtgatgggcactccatcacagctgaggatgctgccaacggcagcggaggtggaggatcccacaacggtgttctgtgggaaggagctgaggatggggccaggcagggtcaccaccacgggagagggctcgatgacaacggtggagttctggcactgcctgacacagggctcattgcagctgttggccagaggtgttgggccacagggccggcagggcaggcactggttgtagcaggacatgtctctaaGGGTAGAGGTGCAcctggcagagaagcagggaggaaagcgAGCACaagggtgggtgaggagcagcctggttACCCTGTCACAAAGGATCTAAGGCCACTACTGAGTGGAGAGATGGAAGCTGTGTTAAGGAGCCACATTGTTATCAATGGTCTACAAATTGGAGCCTGGCCCATGGAGGGTCTCGTAATTTGTAAACCAGGGCCACCACAGCTACATCCCAGCTACTCTCTTTGCAGAACTTCCCCACACTTCCCTCTAGCATGACAGGGAGCTCCAggacacagaaaagaagagaggcaatACCAGCTGAGAGGTCCATCGAGGAGAGATCTcactttggaagaggaggagaaggagctgcagactcacctggttcccaaggagaaggaggccagagaagtgcaggagagagcagggacttgggctggcttttatacctgcccttcattgccGCAGCACCAGAGGCATCCTTTGCggaggtaacaatttttgcacaagctcatcttgaatgcaatccatcacagctaatgatatgggctgtgctttggtctcctgcactgctgccttttaatTTCCAGAGTTGTACCATACCCATTCCTCAATCAAAGATTCCTGTGATCACTGGGATGAaaggccccaggatttccagggcaggaacGCAGCAGTGCAAGGCAGAAGACTCAGTTCAAGTGctgagtgggtccagaggaggcaaGTGACACCAGCCTGGGTCACTTCAGTGGGGCTGTTTGGTGTCGTTCTCTGGAAGAAGCTCCAGCCGTCCTCCGCTGGCAGCCCAAGTGCTCCCGCACATGAGGAAGTGACACTTCCATCTCTTTCGTTCCCTCCTCAGCTCACCCCGGTGGTCACTTGTTGTTgcccccccaggtgtgtgcgttGTGCTATTAGGTTTTTGACCCCATCCTGCCTAACACTGTCTTCAGGAAAAAACTGTGGCCTGTTTTGACTCGTCCCCACTCTGTGCAGTCTGTGAGTACACAAGTAAAGACATAGGAATGCCTGGGGCCTTGTCCTTTCCCAAATGCTCTAACCCTGCCACAGTTGTCCCCAGGTGTTGTCAGCAGGATCCACACCTGGGTGTGTTCCTGCATCTGTTCTTCTCATCTGTGCTTTACGAGCAGCTGTGTTAGCGTGGATGAATGTGGAATCACAAATTAGTGTATAATTTCATGGTGGCCTGCATGAGaccgtgtgtgcatgtgtgtcctTGTGTGTCCCTCCTCAAGAAGCAATATGCTGCTCATGACAGGGACATTCTCTGTTGCTCTCTCCATGAGCACCAGAGAGCAGCAGATTCCCAGATTCAGAAGGCACCTGAGTGCAGCTGAGTggtgatggcaccagcctgctggagatgtgtccagggaagaggcactgaaatgcagcccctgcctcctgacacctccttctcctgcccctccaaAGCTTCTGCCAATTTCAGGCCACAAGAACAGTTTCACTCCTGTTTGACTCCTTAGTTTAATTCATATTAGCAATATTGGGAGCTCCTCAGCATGGTTGGcagtccccgctccctgcctctccaggccaGGACACAGTTCCTTTCCCCAGTATTAGAGAGTTCAAAAGGATGGGGATTGCTTTCTGGGCAAGGAGAAAGGATGAGGGATCTTGTccaccatgtgctggccatccCTGAGTGGATCTGCTTCCAAAGCACTATTGACTGTGTCTGGGATGGGACATAGCCCTCTCTCATGCCCAAGCCAATGCCAAACGTACTTGTGCTCTTCACAGGCGTGGTGCTGTGCCCGGCAGGGGCTGAGACCTTTTCCcaaacaggtcctgaatgaaaggaacaCAGAGTCTGATATCACTGCGCTGTGATTGGAAGAACAGACTCTGTGGATTTCATAGGAGAAGCCAAAGAACTGATGACAGCTTTGATGTTCATGCCCATAATGAACACTAGTGTCGGTGGTGTCTGGGGTGGGACACGGTCCTCTCTCATGTCCATGTCAATGCCAAATGGGCTTGTTCAGCACATTGACCTGATGCCATgtcaggcaggggctgagaccttggatcaaacaggtcctgaatgaaaggaacatgAAGCCTGACATCGCTGTGCTGTGAGTGGAAGGACAGACCCTGTGGCTTGCACAGGGAAAGCCAAAGGGCTGACAACTGCTTTGGTCTTACAGCCTACAAGGACCTTCATGTCCCACACTGGAATCTCAGTCTGAGTGCCCAGCAACTGCCGCAGGAGGGTACAGACATTAGATTTGAGGCCACATCCACCAAAGCCTAGTGCTGTCCCACAGGGGTTTCCAAAAGGGACCCTCTTTCCGACACGGGGTGTCAAGGGTGTATGGAGTTCCTGAGCCCATCTCCCCTCCTGAATGTTTGTCTTCCTGGACTCAGGCCCAACCAGGAGACAGTGTAGCCAaggcttcccccttccctttcatGTACTTTGGTGAGCTCATtgccagggagctctgctgggacAGCTCAGCCAGGGATGACTTCCCTctctgtggagctgcttctgaGTCGAGACTCTAGTGTAGTTGAGGGCAAAGCTCATTGCTTTCTCAGGAGGTGATGGGCACTGTGGACAAGAAAAGGCAGTGGAGATGAGTATCTAGAGTATAGCAGGACCTCTGACAGCCTCTCCTGTCCTTTTTATGACCTAACTGGAGGTAATTGGGCTCAATAAGAGGATGGTAAGGTAAGAGTGGAATGTCGGTCAGAAAGAGTTGTGAGCAGTggtgcaaagcccagctggcagaCACGACCTTGTGGGGTCCCACAGGGATCAGCAGTAGCACCAACACTTCCTAATGTTTTCATGTACAGTAGTGGGAAGGTCAGCACTTCCTGCAAGTTTGGGGATGATGCCCAAGtacagggaagaggcaggacacTGATCTCTGTAAGCCAAATTGTTCCCAGCAGGTCCATGAAGTACCTGTTTCAAGGAAACCGAGAAGGTGGCCTAGACTCTGGAAGCACCCAATGGCAGGAGTAGAGGCAATGGACAGCAGCTGGCGCATGTCGAGCTCAAATTCAGTAATGGGCTAAAAGAATTGAGGACAGGAATAGATTTCCCTGGGGGTTTCTGCAATCTCCATCCTGGAGTGGCCTGATATAATGGGAATCAATAATGGGAACTGTTCAATGCAGGTGTTGGTCTAGATGACCTCTGAAGATCTCTTCTCACCTACATTCTGACACTGGgattccccaccacccctgccctccctgacccctgcccacccatggaggacagggagagtcCATTTCCCAGTTGGGCAAAGTGCTCCCCGTGCCGGGGAGAGCCCCTGAGCGCTCTGAGCCCAGGTGAGCCCCCGAGCGGCGCCGGCACAGAGCTGAGCTCCGGggcggagctggcggcggcggagaggagaggaggcggtGGAGAGGAGGCGGAG
Protein-coding sequences here:
- the LOC141732603 gene encoding feather keratin Cos1-1/Cos1-3/Cos2-1-like — its product is MSCYNQCLPCRPCGPTPLANSCNEPCVRQCQNSTVVIEPSPVVVTLPGPILSSFPQNTVVGSSTSAAVGSILSCDGVPITSGCCDLSGITSRYYGRRSLL